One Pirellulales bacterium genomic region harbors:
- a CDS encoding ABC transporter permease — translation MSLWKIAWRSIQQRSLASSLTGFSMALGVALVVAVLVMSGVIKQSFQSGPGLGYNMIVGAKGGSLQLVLNTVYHLSRPVENVPYWYYLEFLPASQRDDGVDGKYAKYVEQAIPVLMGDYFGEFRVVATSPRMFEDFEVVPGKRFEFAAGRGFKKDEYYAAVIGQQVANRMNVKLGDGIHPEHGQPGGHKHDPFKVVGILKSTGTVSDKAVYVNMEGFYLMDGHALTEARPQAATQATSIEKPKEAAANEAKKATEKQGDEFQPDQRVEAEPSKQPLPKDLREVTAILLRTDDLYAPGMMKKINKYDVFAQAALPIGEISRLFDTLVGPMTAILFGLTVLIVVVSAIGIMVSIYNSMSERRHEIAIMRALGARRGKIMAIVLLESILLALLGGLCGWLLGHVLVAGLSPLIAERTGVEIGFGYLAPPVNVVNWEVPTGDNPFRIKIDAYPELLLIPGLIVLASLVGFLPALAAYRTDVSKSLTATP, via the coding sequence ATGTCTCTCTGGAAAATCGCCTGGCGAAGCATTCAGCAGCGATCGCTGGCCTCATCGCTCACCGGCTTTTCGATGGCGCTGGGCGTAGCACTTGTCGTCGCCGTACTGGTCATGAGCGGAGTCATCAAGCAGTCGTTTCAATCTGGACCGGGATTGGGCTACAACATGATTGTCGGGGCCAAAGGGGGTTCGCTCCAATTAGTGCTCAATACGGTTTATCACCTCAGCCGGCCGGTCGAGAACGTTCCCTATTGGTATTACCTGGAATTCTTGCCGGCATCCCAGCGAGACGACGGCGTCGATGGGAAGTATGCAAAGTATGTCGAACAGGCTATTCCGGTATTGATGGGAGACTACTTCGGCGAATTTCGCGTCGTCGCGACAAGCCCACGGATGTTCGAAGATTTCGAGGTCGTTCCGGGCAAGCGATTTGAATTCGCCGCGGGCCGCGGCTTTAAGAAAGATGAGTACTATGCCGCCGTCATTGGCCAGCAAGTTGCCAATCGGATGAATGTGAAGCTCGGCGACGGTATTCACCCCGAGCACGGCCAGCCTGGCGGTCACAAACACGACCCTTTCAAAGTCGTCGGCATCTTGAAGTCCACTGGAACGGTTTCGGACAAAGCCGTTTATGTGAACATGGAAGGCTTCTATTTGATGGATGGGCACGCGCTGACCGAAGCCCGGCCCCAAGCCGCCACGCAAGCGACTTCCATCGAAAAGCCCAAAGAAGCCGCCGCAAACGAGGCCAAGAAAGCGACCGAAAAACAGGGCGACGAATTTCAGCCAGACCAGAGAGTTGAGGCTGAACCGTCCAAACAGCCATTGCCGAAAGACCTTCGTGAAGTTACCGCGATTCTATTGCGCACCGACGATTTATACGCGCCGGGCATGATGAAAAAGATCAACAAATACGACGTATTTGCTCAGGCTGCGCTGCCAATCGGCGAAATCTCACGGCTGTTCGATACGCTGGTTGGGCCGATGACCGCCATACTGTTCGGCCTGACGGTGCTGATCGTCGTCGTTTCGGCCATTGGCATCATGGTAAGCATCTACAATTCGATGTCCGAACGAAGGCATGAAATCGCCATCATGCGGGCTTTGGGCGCTCGCCGCGGCAAAATTATGGCGATTGTGCTGCTGGAATCGATTTTATTGGCGCTATTGGGCGGATTATGCGGTTGGCTGTTGGGACATGTCCTGGTCGCGGGACTAAGCCCCCTGATCGCCGAACGAACGGGGGTCGAAATTGGCTTTGGATACTTAGCGCCCCCTGTAAATGTGGTGAACTGGGAGGTTCCTACGGGAGACAATCCTTTTAGAATAAAGATCGACGCCTATCCTGAGTTATTGTTAATTCCGGGCCTGATCGTGCTTGCCTCACTGGTCGGCTTCCTGCCGGCCTTGGCGGCATATCGAACCGACGTGTCAAAATCGCTGACGGCGACGCCTTGA
- a CDS encoding glycosyltransferase family 9 protein, translating to MTSPRILIVRLSAIGDTVLSIPVLCALRDHFPHATIGWIVERTSAPMLRGHADLNHLIEVPRGWLKSPRVVWNTVRRLRSIGFDVTLDLQGLTKSSITARLSGARRRLGFTKSDFEGREFSTWINNELVAPTAEHVVERSLELLQPLGIHRPAANFRMPVYEESEAAVVRFIVERGIGAGYAVINTGAGWPSKLWPPERYAAVAAYLGKTRCVPTVVLWSGQQERLVADQIVARAGGYAHLAPQTSLTEVACLARRARLFIGSDTGPLHIAVAVGTPSIGLYGPMPASRCGPYGPKHIALQNAKLPGKLKNRRTADNTTMLAIGVDEVCRAGDDILARPGSSPVIPAPHFRSSVRAK from the coding sequence ATGACTTCTCCACGCATTCTCATCGTCCGTCTCAGCGCCATCGGCGACACAGTGCTTAGTATCCCGGTGCTCTGCGCGTTGCGGGATCATTTTCCCCATGCCACGATTGGCTGGATCGTTGAACGTACGTCGGCCCCAATGCTGCGCGGCCATGCCGACTTGAACCATTTGATCGAAGTGCCGCGCGGCTGGCTGAAATCGCCGCGCGTGGTGTGGAATACGGTTCGCAGGTTGCGATCGATCGGTTTCGACGTTACGCTCGACTTGCAAGGGTTGACCAAAAGCTCGATCACAGCCCGCTTATCGGGGGCACGGCGACGGTTGGGCTTTACGAAGTCTGACTTTGAAGGCCGCGAATTCAGTACGTGGATCAACAACGAACTAGTCGCTCCGACAGCGGAGCATGTGGTTGAGCGAAGTTTGGAGCTCTTGCAACCCCTGGGAATTCACCGGCCGGCAGCGAATTTTCGCATGCCTGTCTACGAGGAGTCGGAAGCGGCCGTAGTCCGATTTATCGTCGAACGTGGGATCGGTGCTGGCTACGCGGTGATAAATACCGGCGCTGGCTGGCCCTCGAAGCTGTGGCCGCCCGAGCGATACGCGGCGGTTGCGGCATATCTGGGTAAAACGCGCTGCGTGCCGACCGTCGTCTTGTGGTCCGGCCAGCAAGAACGTTTGGTAGCCGATCAGATCGTTGCAAGAGCTGGCGGTTATGCGCACCTCGCACCGCAGACTTCACTAACCGAGGTCGCCTGTTTGGCTCGGCGGGCGCGACTATTCATCGGCTCCGACACAGGCCCGCTGCACATTGCCGTAGCCGTCGGCACGCCGTCGATCGGCCTCTACGGCCCAATGCCGGCTTCTCGCTGCGGCCCCTATGGTCCAAAGCACATTGCGTTGCAGAACGCCAAGTTGCCCGGTAAATTAAAGAATCGGCGGACCGCCGATAACACAACCATGCTGGCGATTGGCGTCGACGAAGTCTGCCGCGCCGGTGATGATATCCTTGCCCGCCCCGGATCCTCTCCCGTGATTCCCGCCCCTCATTTTCGGTCTTCAGTGCGTGCCAAATAG
- the wrbA gene encoding NAD(P)H:quinone oxidoreductase — protein MKVLIVYYSTYGNVFKMAQLVAEGVRQVPGAEPVIRTVPELIPQSVIDSRPDMRAGREAQKDVPLVAQQDWESAGAIAFGTPTRFGNVSAQLKNQIDQLSSLWLKGTFEGKPAGVFVSTGSLHGGQETTALTLMAPLLHLGFVLCGVPYSNRELFTTTGGGSPYGPGHVAGADNQRAIDDNEAAICKALGKRLAEIGLKLSK, from the coding sequence ATGAAAGTTCTCATCGTCTACTACAGCACTTACGGCAATGTCTTCAAGATGGCGCAGCTTGTTGCCGAAGGCGTGCGACAAGTACCAGGCGCTGAGCCGGTGATTCGCACCGTACCGGAATTGATTCCGCAAAGCGTGATCGACTCGCGGCCCGACATGAGAGCGGGGCGAGAGGCGCAAAAAGACGTGCCGCTGGTGGCGCAGCAAGATTGGGAATCCGCCGGCGCAATCGCCTTCGGCACGCCGACGCGCTTTGGCAATGTTTCCGCCCAACTGAAAAACCAAATCGACCAGCTCAGTTCGCTGTGGCTGAAGGGTACGTTTGAAGGCAAGCCCGCCGGCGTGTTTGTCTCGACGGGCAGTTTACACGGCGGTCAGGAAACGACCGCCCTGACCCTCATGGCTCCACTGCTGCACCTCGGCTTTGTGCTGTGCGGAGTGCCGTATTCCAACCGCGAATTGTTTACCACGACCGGCGGCGGCTCACCCTACGGTCCCGGCCATGTCGCCGGCGCCGACAACCAGCGCGCCATCGACGACAACGAAGCCGCGATTTGCAAGGCATTGGGCAAACGCTTGGCCGAAATCGGCTTGAAGCTTTCCAAATAG
- a CDS encoding PDZ domain-containing protein, whose amino-acid sequence MMIPFSRRLVARSFCLRLIAAVGIFSATQALANEDKSASTGASAAAIVAKNIEQFLADLSSTDYRTREDATRQLSKAGSEAVGEVGRVAGGEDLEAAFRAVRILQAMVVSDDEILESQALAALEQLAARGASSTKDLAIDALEVHHLARQERTIARLRQLCAEVIVSGTELSSIEIPITGGSFLAVTISASKWRGSPADFALLKQLPNLYQVRIYGVPVDDKSADALAALKPPGYISLFGTGISDSAHAMLLEKFPPPNTTIDRRGSAFLGVGGTFDPTVNGCEVTKVVPNSPADQVGLLPGDKILSVDGQPLQAFSDLTSLIGKKEAGESATLQIRRGNDELAKTVKFANWQ is encoded by the coding sequence ATGATGATCCCATTCTCTCGCCGATTGGTTGCACGATCGTTTTGCCTGCGGCTGATCGCAGCGGTTGGAATTTTTTCCGCTACACAAGCACTGGCCAACGAAGACAAAAGCGCTTCGACTGGTGCAAGCGCTGCCGCGATAGTTGCCAAGAATATCGAGCAGTTCTTGGCCGATCTCAGTTCCACCGACTATCGCACTCGCGAAGACGCAACTCGGCAACTCTCGAAGGCTGGATCCGAAGCGGTTGGCGAGGTTGGACGGGTAGCGGGTGGCGAGGATCTGGAAGCAGCTTTCCGAGCGGTTCGCATCCTGCAAGCAATGGTGGTTTCGGACGACGAAATCCTGGAATCTCAAGCGCTGGCAGCCTTGGAGCAGTTAGCGGCTCGCGGAGCCAGTTCGACGAAGGATCTTGCCATCGATGCCTTGGAAGTACACCATCTTGCCCGGCAGGAACGGACGATCGCGCGATTGCGACAACTCTGTGCCGAAGTCATCGTCTCCGGCACCGAACTGTCCAGCATCGAGATTCCGATTACCGGCGGTAGCTTTCTGGCCGTCACGATTTCCGCATCAAAATGGCGCGGCAGCCCGGCAGATTTCGCACTTCTCAAACAACTGCCAAATCTCTATCAAGTCAGAATCTACGGCGTGCCGGTCGATGACAAGTCGGCCGACGCATTAGCCGCGTTAAAGCCCCCCGGCTACATTAGCCTATTCGGCACCGGAATCTCCGATTCGGCGCACGCGATGCTGCTTGAAAAGTTTCCACCTCCAAACACGACCATCGATCGTCGCGGATCGGCCTTCTTGGGTGTCGGCGGCACGTTTGATCCAACAGTGAATGGTTGTGAGGTCACGAAAGTCGTCCCCAATTCGCCTGCCGACCAGGTCGGCTTGTTGCCGGGAGATAAGATCTTGTCGGTCGATGGTCAACCGTTGCAGGCATTTTCCGACCTTACGTCTCTCATCGGAAAAAAGGAAGCCGGAGAGTCGGCCACACTCCAAATCCGCCGCGGAAACGACGAACTTGCCAAGACGGTGAAGTTTGCAAACTGGCAATGA
- the gap gene encoding type I glyceraldehyde-3-phosphate dehydrogenase — translation MAIRVGINGFGRIGRLVFRNLAARASEFDVVAINDLTDTKTLATLLKYDSTHRRFNGTVEYDAASITVNGKRIEILKERDPARLPWGKLDANIVVESTGFFTHRADAAQGKSGYDSHIEAGAKKVVLSAPAKDKPDLTCVLGVNHDQLTPKMKFVSNASCTTNCLAPMVKVLHDNFGIEKGLMTTCHSYTNDQRLLDLPHDNLYRARAAAVNIVPTSTGAAKAVGEVIPAMKGKLTGIALRVPTADGSVTDLTAVTKKNVTKDEINAAMKQAANTPLEKGGLQGILEYTEDPIVSTDIIGNPHSSIFAADLTDVIDGNLIKVISWYDNEWGYSCRTVDLITRLGKML, via the coding sequence GTGGCGATTCGAGTTGGCATTAACGGATTTGGGCGAATTGGACGTCTGGTGTTTCGCAATCTGGCAGCGCGTGCGAGCGAATTCGACGTCGTTGCGATCAACGACTTGACCGACACCAAGACACTCGCCACGCTGCTGAAATACGACAGCACCCACCGCCGCTTCAACGGCACCGTCGAGTACGACGCCGCGTCGATCACCGTCAATGGCAAGCGGATCGAGATTCTGAAGGAGCGCGATCCGGCCAGGCTGCCGTGGGGAAAACTCGACGCGAATATCGTCGTGGAAAGCACGGGATTTTTCACCCATCGCGCCGATGCCGCCCAAGGGAAGTCTGGCTACGACTCGCACATTGAGGCCGGCGCCAAGAAAGTCGTGCTGAGCGCTCCCGCGAAGGACAAACCCGATCTGACTTGCGTTTTGGGCGTCAATCACGATCAGCTCACGCCTAAAATGAAGTTCGTCTCAAACGCCAGTTGCACGACCAACTGCCTGGCGCCGATGGTAAAAGTACTCCACGACAACTTTGGCATCGAAAAGGGGCTGATGACCACTTGCCACAGCTACACGAACGACCAGCGGCTACTCGACCTGCCGCACGACAATTTGTATCGAGCCCGCGCGGCCGCCGTGAACATCGTACCGACTTCGACCGGCGCGGCCAAAGCCGTCGGCGAAGTAATTCCAGCAATGAAAGGCAAGCTCACCGGCATCGCCCTGCGCGTGCCGACCGCCGATGGCAGCGTGACCGATTTAACGGCCGTGACGAAGAAAAACGTAACCAAGGACGAGATCAATGCCGCGATGAAACAGGCCGCCAACACGCCACTGGAAAAAGGCGGGCTACAAGGCATTCTCGAATATACCGAAGATCCGATCGTATCGACCGACATTATCGGCAATCCGCATAGCTCGATCTTTGCCGCCGATTTGACGGATGTGATCGATGGCAATCTCATCAAGGTGATTAGTTGGTACGATAATGAGTGGGGCTATAGCTGCCGCACGGTCGATCTGATTACGCGGTTGGGCAAGATGCTGTAG
- a CDS encoding DUF3299 domain-containing protein, whose translation MMRCMAVGGTWNAEGEVYLLLACALLIAAAGCTDRASPAASRSTSNSSVESTSFGNSAPLRLASAQATTAAESTPTPNVVNADPEPLAEPGRLRDVTFDTIKFDMKKEDKFVRTMLTPTIEKLFGARIRIRGYILPGFQQTGITKFVLVRDNMECCFGPGAALFDCIVVEMSPGKTANFSTRPVAVEGIFSMDEVKYPDDVDRHIAIYHLVADRVQ comes from the coding sequence ATGATGCGATGCATGGCAGTAGGTGGAACGTGGAACGCGGAAGGCGAAGTATACTTGCTGCTGGCATGCGCACTCTTGATCGCGGCGGCTGGGTGTACCGATCGGGCTTCGCCGGCAGCGTCAAGATCAACCTCGAACAGTTCTGTCGAATCGACGTCCTTCGGCAATTCCGCTCCGCTTCGACTCGCCAGCGCGCAAGCGACGACAGCCGCGGAGTCGACGCCCACGCCGAATGTCGTCAATGCTGATCCTGAACCGCTTGCTGAACCAGGGCGGCTCCGCGACGTCACTTTTGACACGATCAAGTTCGACATGAAAAAAGAGGACAAATTTGTCCGCACGATGCTAACTCCGACGATCGAAAAGCTGTTCGGCGCGCGAATCCGCATTCGCGGCTATATCCTGCCAGGTTTTCAACAGACGGGCATTACCAAATTCGTCTTGGTGCGCGACAACATGGAGTGCTGCTTCGGCCCCGGCGCGGCACTGTTCGATTGCATCGTCGTCGAAATGTCTCCCGGCAAGACCGCCAACTTCAGCACCCGGCCGGTGGCCGTCGAAGGTATATTTTCCATGGACGAAGTGAAGTATCCAGACGATGTAGATCGACATATTGCGATCTACCATCTGGTGGCAGATCGAGTGCAGTGA
- the mscL gene encoding large conductance mechanosensitive channel protein MscL, producing MSIGRKLESFEPAKRVGTLLDEFKAFAFKGNVIDLAVGVIIGAAFGAIVKSLTDNIIMPLISALIPGDQRYEKWVIPLSSGKEILIGKFIGEILNFLIVAFALFIFIKKFLGWVLHSRQEEAVASPPPMTKDQELLTEIRDLLKTNS from the coding sequence ATGTCGATTGGTCGCAAGCTCGAGTCGTTTGAACCGGCAAAGCGCGTGGGCACTCTGCTCGATGAATTCAAAGCGTTTGCGTTCAAAGGCAACGTCATCGACCTGGCCGTCGGTGTGATTATCGGGGCGGCGTTCGGGGCGATCGTGAAATCGCTGACCGACAATATCATCATGCCGCTGATCTCGGCGCTGATCCCTGGCGATCAACGCTACGAAAAATGGGTCATCCCGCTATCGAGCGGCAAGGAAATCCTGATCGGCAAGTTCATCGGCGAAATTCTGAATTTCCTGATCGTGGCCTTCGCGCTATTCATTTTCATCAAGAAGTTTCTCGGCTGGGTGCTGCATTCGCGGCAAGAAGAAGCCGTCGCCTCGCCGCCGCCGATGACCAAGGACCAGGAATTGCTCACCGAAATCCGCGACTTGTTAAAAACTAACTCCTGA
- a CDS encoding lactonase family protein, translating into MNTNRVYVGTYTGQQSKGIYVFDFDPASGKAGQPSLAAEVADPSFLELHPNGKFLYCVDESLQQVKDGPLKGSAVDALAIDSSSGKLTLLNRQAAQGDEACFVSLDGAGKFVLVASYTSGEIAVLPVDDDGRLKPASAHVKHQGSSVDESRQKEPHAHSIKLDPSGRFALAADLGTDRIYVYKFNPKDGTLTPNDPPAGIANPGSGPRHFSFHPSGKYVYVINEMGMTVTAYSWNSENGEMKPIQTIRTVPAGVSGSHLSTAEVLVHRSGKFLYGSNRGHDSIATFSIDPATGNLTPTGHFATGGKTPRHFNIDPTGQWLLAANQDSGTIHVFRIDPQTGKLTPNGEVIEVPAPVCVKFNRPQ; encoded by the coding sequence ATGAACACTAATCGCGTTTATGTCGGAACCTATACAGGTCAACAGAGCAAGGGCATTTATGTGTTCGATTTCGACCCAGCCAGCGGCAAGGCGGGGCAGCCAAGTTTGGCGGCGGAAGTGGCCGACCCGTCGTTCTTGGAATTGCACCCAAATGGGAAATTTCTCTATTGTGTGGACGAATCGCTCCAGCAAGTCAAAGACGGTCCGCTGAAAGGCAGTGCCGTCGATGCGTTGGCGATCGATTCGTCGAGCGGCAAATTGACGCTGCTTAATCGGCAAGCTGCGCAAGGGGACGAGGCATGTTTTGTATCGCTCGACGGGGCCGGCAAGTTCGTGTTGGTGGCCAGTTATACCTCCGGTGAAATCGCGGTGCTGCCGGTCGACGACGACGGCCGACTGAAGCCCGCCAGCGCACATGTGAAACACCAAGGGAGCAGCGTCGACGAATCGCGTCAGAAAGAGCCGCACGCCCATTCCATCAAGCTCGACCCATCGGGCCGCTTTGCGTTGGCTGCCGATTTGGGAACCGATCGAATCTATGTTTATAAGTTCAATCCCAAAGACGGCACACTCACGCCGAACGATCCGCCGGCGGGCATCGCGAATCCCGGCAGCGGGCCGCGACACTTTTCGTTCCACCCCTCCGGCAAGTACGTCTATGTGATCAACGAAATGGGGATGACGGTGACCGCCTACTCCTGGAACTCCGAAAACGGCGAAATGAAACCGATTCAAACCATTCGCACGGTGCCGGCTGGAGTGAGCGGATCGCATCTTTCGACGGCCGAAGTGCTGGTGCATCGCAGCGGAAAATTCCTCTACGGTTCCAACCGCGGCCACGACAGCATCGCGACCTTTTCAATCGACCCAGCAACCGGCAATCTGACGCCTACAGGCCACTTTGCCACCGGCGGTAAGACGCCGCGACATTTCAATATCGACCCGACGGGCCAATGGCTACTGGCGGCAAATCAGGACAGCGGCACCATTCATGTGTTCCGCATTGATCCGCAAACTGGTAAGCTGACGCCCAACGGCGAAGTGATCGAAGTGCCGGCGCCAGTATGCGTGAAATTTAATCGGCCTCAATAA
- a CDS encoding DUF1801 domain-containing protein, with protein sequence MQLLLQYKGAGFSASAASVDSTGRIWPTSGGSRADCVTFAKGAALKDPARLFNSSLEGNTRRAIDYHEGDKIDEKSLKSLILAAV encoded by the coding sequence GTGCAGCTACTTCTGCAATATAAGGGTGCAGGATTCTCGGCGTCGGCAGCCAGCGTCGACTCAACCGGGAGAATTTGGCCCACGTCAGGCGGCAGCCGCGCTGACTGCGTCACGTTCGCCAAGGGGGCAGCGCTCAAGGATCCAGCGCGATTGTTCAACTCCAGCCTGGAAGGCAACACCCGGCGGGCCATCGACTATCACGAGGGGGATAAGATCGATGAAAAATCCTTGAAATCGCTGATTCTCGCCGCCGTCG
- a CDS encoding alpha/beta hydrolase family protein has translation MKFLSVIPFVAALFCFSNRSLADESLQVRKGVVRFEPSPNEIQAVPERFRMPAATFEFTETPQPGWTGNVKMSLVTFPSPVHTPHENNNTVHCEFYRPAEPGKYPACVVLHILGGDFPLARLFAHQLASKGVAAMFLKMPYYGERRQPGAGARMISSNPEETVRGMTQAVKDIRYAAAWLAAQKEVDSAQLGVFGISLGGITASLATAAEPRFNKCCPVLAGGDMAQVLRSSNERHLAAARKQWAAQGRSLDELDELIKAVDPCTYEKSLAGRTVLMLNARNDEVIPRACTESLWEAFGRPPIHWYNAGHYSALLYIADALEKVTNFFANADGTKRQAG, from the coding sequence ATGAAGTTTTTATCGGTGATTCCGTTTGTCGCGGCCCTGTTTTGCTTCAGCAATCGATCCTTGGCTGACGAAAGCTTGCAGGTTCGTAAGGGCGTGGTTCGCTTCGAGCCAAGCCCCAATGAAATTCAGGCGGTGCCGGAGCGGTTTCGCATGCCTGCTGCGACGTTTGAGTTTACCGAAACGCCGCAGCCGGGATGGACCGGCAACGTCAAGATGTCTTTGGTCACTTTCCCTTCACCCGTACATACGCCGCATGAGAACAACAACACGGTGCATTGCGAATTCTATCGGCCTGCCGAGCCGGGCAAATATCCAGCCTGCGTCGTGCTGCACATACTCGGCGGAGATTTTCCGCTAGCGCGTCTCTTTGCGCATCAGTTGGCAAGCAAGGGAGTGGCGGCGATGTTCTTGAAGATGCCCTATTATGGCGAGCGTCGTCAGCCCGGAGCCGGCGCACGCATGATCTCATCGAACCCCGAAGAAACCGTTCGCGGGATGACGCAAGCGGTGAAGGATATCCGCTATGCTGCCGCCTGGCTGGCGGCCCAGAAGGAAGTGGACTCCGCACAACTCGGCGTTTTCGGAATTAGTCTCGGTGGCATCACCGCGTCGCTCGCAACCGCGGCTGAGCCGCGGTTCAACAAGTGTTGTCCTGTGTTGGCGGGGGGCGATATGGCACAAGTGCTGCGCAGCTCGAACGAGCGGCACTTGGCCGCAGCGCGCAAGCAGTGGGCCGCCCAAGGTCGATCGCTGGACGAACTCGACGAGCTGATCAAGGCCGTCGATCCTTGCACGTATGAAAAAAGCTTGGCGGGCCGCACCGTGCTCATGCTCAACGCCCGCAACGATGAGGTCATCCCGCGAGCCTGTACGGAAAGCTTGTGGGAAGCCTTCGGCCGCCCCCCGATTCATTGGTACAATGCGGGGCACTATTCGGCGCTGCTGTATATTGCCGATGCGCTGGAAAAGGTAACGAATTTCTTCGCCAACGCCGACGGTACGAAGCGGCAGGCCGGCTGA
- a CDS encoding SPASM domain-containing protein: MLALTTAGSVASRVMADAMSFYRGNFPRTVRVETTNHCQADCSFCPRSTIGRAKGFMKQELFEKVVRECAIGGCQLMHLHGFGEPLLDKQLPERIQLCKQSGIGRVKIFTNGDLLRGDLARRLLESGVDEIKVSIDGADAKEFNVLRVGLDHGKVLENVQAFRKLRDDAGLGTPTLVAATCQTSNRGRTEKMLAGVVDRIDFTNIHNWGGALGQLTGKRIRKPCDRLWRTFTVLVSGQVALCCLDHSGKEILGDVNHQRITEIWNNQRYRQLRQWHRSSQQDQIPLCSKCTKCFF, from the coding sequence ATGCTAGCGTTGACCACGGCCGGTTCGGTTGCCTCGCGCGTGATGGCCGACGCCATGAGCTTCTATCGCGGTAATTTCCCGCGCACGGTGCGTGTGGAAACGACCAATCATTGTCAGGCGGATTGCAGCTTCTGCCCACGCTCGACCATCGGCCGCGCCAAGGGCTTCATGAAGCAGGAGCTGTTCGAAAAGGTTGTTCGTGAATGCGCGATCGGTGGTTGCCAATTGATGCACCTTCACGGATTTGGAGAGCCGCTGCTCGACAAACAACTGCCGGAGCGAATCCAGCTCTGCAAGCAATCCGGCATTGGGCGCGTCAAAATATTCACCAACGGCGATTTGCTCCGCGGCGACCTTGCGCGGCGACTGTTGGAAAGCGGCGTCGATGAAATCAAAGTGAGCATCGATGGAGCCGATGCCAAGGAATTCAATGTGCTGCGCGTTGGCCTCGATCACGGCAAAGTACTGGAAAATGTGCAGGCATTCCGCAAGCTGCGCGACGATGCCGGACTGGGCACGCCCACGCTCGTCGCCGCAACCTGCCAGACTTCGAATCGCGGGCGGACGGAAAAGATGCTCGCCGGCGTCGTCGATCGCATCGACTTCACGAATATCCATAACTGGGGAGGAGCATTGGGGCAGCTTACTGGCAAACGCATCCGCAAGCCGTGCGATCGGCTGTGGCGAACGTTCACCGTGCTCGTCAGCGGGCAGGTCGCACTCTGCTGTCTCGATCATAGCGGCAAAGAAATTCTCGGCGATGTGAACCACCAGCGAATCACCGAGATTTGGAACAACCAGCGCTATCGGCAACTGCGCCAATGGCACCGCAGCAGCCAGCAAGACCAAATTCCACTGTGCAGCAAATGCACGAAATGCTTTTTCTGA
- a CDS encoding ABC transporter ATP-binding protein yields the protein MLLLEKVKKSFAEPGGGRLPILDVQSFHVAAGEQMVLVGRSGSGKTTLLHLIAGIARPDSGTIRIDGRDITRLPEAGRDRFRADKIGYVFQTFNLLPAFSALENVLLGMTFATGRTKADRAKQLLDRVGLGHRLHHRPAQLSVGEQQRVAVARSLANRPKLLLADEPTANVDTRHQQQVVDLIKQTCLEENVALILVTHTPEVAEQFDRVENLEQINRVSAAAEVV from the coding sequence ATGCTATTGCTAGAAAAGGTCAAGAAATCGTTTGCCGAGCCGGGCGGAGGTCGGTTGCCGATCTTAGACGTGCAGAGCTTTCACGTGGCCGCCGGGGAGCAAATGGTTCTGGTCGGGCGTAGCGGATCGGGCAAGACCACGCTGCTGCACCTCATTGCTGGTATTGCACGGCCCGATTCGGGTACGATCCGAATCGATGGCCGTGACATTACTCGCCTACCGGAGGCGGGGCGCGACCGGTTTCGAGCCGATAAAATCGGCTATGTCTTTCAAACTTTTAATCTACTACCGGCGTTTTCGGCGTTAGAAAATGTGTTGCTCGGGATGACTTTTGCCACGGGGCGCACCAAGGCAGATCGAGCCAAGCAGTTGCTCGACCGCGTGGGACTAGGCCATCGGCTACACCATCGGCCTGCGCAGCTTTCGGTTGGCGAACAGCAGCGCGTGGCCGTGGCACGGTCGCTGGCCAACCGACCGAAACTGCTGCTAGCCGACGAGCCGACCGCCAACGTCGATACTCGGCATCAACAGCAAGTCGTCGATCTGATCAAGCAGACTTGCCTTGAAGAAAACGTCGCATTGATTCTGGTGACGCATACGCCTGAGGTAGCGGAGCAGTTTGATCGCGTCGAAAATCTCGAACAAATCAACCGTGTAAGCGCTGCCGCAGAAGTTGTTTAA